In Cotesia glomerata isolate CgM1 linkage group LG1, MPM_Cglom_v2.3, whole genome shotgun sequence, one genomic interval encodes:
- the LOC123260615 gene encoding ATP-dependent DNA helicase pif1-like, with amino-acid sequence MRVHLQPHPQAEEFSKVLIDIGDGKIPEEDGKINVSCIRCDIVPDLITLTEKIYPNIDKAGENCSSWLKERAILTPTNEQANSINNFLLEQLPTEQVRYESVDTVMEDEDVVHYPVEFLHTLNPPGIPPHVLHLKIGTPIMLLRNLNPPKLCNGTRLQVKILHKNVIEATIITGKYQGETVFIPRIPLIPSDYHFGLKRLQFPVKVCYAMTINKAQGQGLKMAGIDLRNDCFSHGQLYVACSRVSSPDNLVILQPIGKTKNVVYKEILSI; translated from the coding sequence ATGCGTGTTCATCTTCAACCACATCCACAAGCTGAGGAGTTTTCGAAAGTACTCATTGACATAGGTGACGGTAAGATCCCAGAAGAAGAcggaaaaataaatgtttcttGCATTCGTTGTGATATTGTCCCAGATTTAATCAccttgactgaaaaaatataccCGAATATTGACAAGGCTGGAGAAAATTGCAGTTCATGGTTAAAAGAGAGAGCTATTCTCACTCCAACTAATGAACAAGCTAATtctattaataactttttactggAGCAACTGCCAACTGAGCAAGTAAGATATGAGTCGGTAGACACAGTAATGGAGGACGAAGACGTTGTTCACTACCCTGTAGAGTTCTTACATACTCTTAATCCACCAGGAATACCTCCTCATGTTCTTCATCTCAAGATTGGCACCCCAATAATGTTGCTCAGAAATTTAAACCCTCCAAAATTATGTAATGGAACTAGGCTCCAAGTCAAGATCTTAcacaaaaatgttattgaggCCACAATTATCACCGGAAAATATCAAGGAGAAACTGTATTCATTCCAAGAATTCCGTTAATTCCATCAGACTATCACTTTGGATTAAAACGTCTGCAATTTCCTGTTAAAGTTTGTTATGCTATGACAATTAATAAAGCACAAGGGCAGGGTTTGAAGATGGCTGGAattgatttaagaaatgattgtTTCTCTCATGGTCAACTTTACGTGGCATGCTCAAGAGTAAGTTCACCTGACAACTTAGTCATTCTTCAGCCAATTGGAAAAACCAAAAACGTCGtgtataaagaaattttaagtatttaa
- the LOC123260686 gene encoding uncharacterized protein LOC123260686 gives MSKLDTYGSLCEVRAASEIFPYEIKVYENNCFVATFGEALCGIKRLMFTGNFNSGHFNALVPLTEFINHDIAQSDRLDVQVSCSINTQTDDAINSSFTQIDSNTVLYNLDQSISSIQSPSKKGQKRRKRFSGEIRAKQLREAASKYTETHKEVNQKAVKQYKQNHPEIQKKAVKQYKQNHPEIQKKAVQKYVQNHLQVKKKAQKNYQARNPHIFRENSVIYLEKRSKTKLLPWTSKAFSGFKYNCQIDYSKDKIVHLGSRLPCSWCHALKWKDETEGMCCSSGKVQLSKLGPYPEPLHSLLTHQHPLSEHFFSNIRKYNGCFQMTSFGGKQVREGNFMPTFKIQGQVYHRIGSLMASSDQQPSFLQIYFVGDDDSERDIRCGIYPGINSKLTHQLQMMLHDHNKYILDFKVAIDSVPKGQKEFKVVINADRKPSDEHKGRFNAPQAREVAVLIVGQDFEKRDIVLQSRSNQVVRISDTHRAYDALQYLLMFCYGEDGYHINIPKRDEKTKTPLNKTVSASEFYSFRIMERDGEEGCLLLFRNLLNQFLVDIYAKIETERLNWIRNNQKKLRSEEYVHLKDALMKNDGQSSTIGKMVVLPSSFTGGPRYMHERTQDAMTYVRHYGRPDLFITFTCNPKWPEITELLRQGQKSHDRHDIVARVFNVKVKHMMKLLTVGSIFGKTKCHMYTIEWQKRGLPHVHILLWLEEKIRSESVDQIISAELPDPNLDPDLFEIIKSTMIHGPCGSFNSKSPCMVEGKCTKRYPEALLKETVTGDDGYPQYRRQSPADGGMKITLNGVEVDNRWVVPYNPVLSRTFKAHINVEYCNSVKSIKYICNYLNKGSDQAAFTVEDFDEVKKYQAGRYISSSEAVWRILCFSIHDRFPFVIHLAVHLENGQRGYFTEGNVIDKVVNPPKTTLMAFFELCNCDNFAKTLLYFEVPAYYVWKNNHFERWKKGKDVPGYLGVKKDHVLGRVYTVHPGNAECYYLRLLLHQIRGPVSFSALKTVNGVIQPTFQAACRALGLLEDDANWDHTLEEACISDSPFKIRELFAIMLVFCHVGDPQKLWEKYRDNFSEDIRREIEREDGNVELMLDIIYNKCLNLIEDIVISMSGKTLLQFGLPSPSREERFIFTNRQYLNELAYDTTYLNEFVAENVPKLNLEQKKVYSKILNSIISNSEQLYFLDAPGGTGKTFLINLLLSKIRSEKKIAIAVASSGIAATLIDGGKTAHSAFKLPLNLCHSESPLCNISKQSDIAHVLRETKIIIWDECTIAHKKAIEALNRTLQDIRGCNQLMGEVVVLLAGDFRQTLPVVPRGTRADEI, from the coding sequence ATGTCAAAGTTAGATACGTATGGATCTCTTTGTGAAGTTAGAGCAGCATCAGAAATATTTCCGTATGAAATTAAAGTCTATGAAAATAACTGCTTTGTAGCTACGTTCGGCGAAGCACTATGTGGAATTAAAAGATTAATGTTCACTGGAAATTTTAATAGTGGTCATTTCAACGCTTTAGTTCCATTAACTGAATTCATCAACCATGATATTGCTCAATCAGACCGTCTTGATGTTCAAGTATCATGTTCTATCAACACGCAAACTGACGATGCGATAAATTCATCTTTTACTCAAATTGATTCAAATACTGTTCTATATAATTTAGATCAATCGATTTCTTCTATTCAGTCACCATCAAAAAAAGGTCAAAAACGAAGAAAAAGATTTTCAGGTGAAATTAGAGCTAAACAACTTAGAGAAGCTGCTTCAAAATACACGGAAACCCATAAAGAAGTCAACCAAAAAGCTGTTAAACAATACAAACAAAATCATCCTGAGATCCAGAAAAAAGCTGTTAAACAATACAAACAAAATCATCCTGAGATCCAGAAAAAAGCTGTTCAAAAATATGTTCAAAATCATCTTCAAGTTAAGaaaaaagctcaaaaaaattatcaggcCAGAAATCCACATATTTTTAGAGAAAATTCAGTTATATATCTCGAAAAAAgatcaaaaactaaattattgcCCTGGACTTCTAAGGCTTTTTCCGGTTTTAAATACAACTGTCAAATTGACTATTCAAAAGACAAAATTGTACATCTTGGATCACGGTTACCTTGCTCTTGGTGTCATGCTCTGAAATGGAAAGATGAAACTGAAGGAATGTGCTGCAGTAGCGGTAAAGTTCAACTGTCTAAGCTTGGTCCTTATCCTGAACCCTTACATAGTTTACTTACTCATCAGCATCCATTAtcagaacattttttttctaatattcgTAAGTATAATGGATGCTTTCAAATGACGTCTTTCGGAGGAAAGCAGGTACGTGAAGGTAATTTTATGCcaacatttaaaattcaagGACAGGTCTACCACAGAATAGGGAGTTTAATGGCTAGCTCTGATCAACAGCCTTCTTttcttcaaatatattttgttgGTGATGATGATAGTGAACGAGATATTCGTTGTGGCATTTATCCTggaattaattcaaaattaactcATCAATTGCAGATGATGCTTCATGATCACAATAAGTATATTCTTGATTTTAAAGTTGCAATAGATTCAGTTCCAAAAGGTCAAAAGGAGTTCAAAGTCGTGATTAATGCTGATCGAAAACCTTCTGATGAACATAAAGGCCGCTTTAATGCTCCTCAAGCTAGGGAAGTAGCTGTCCTTATCGTTGGGCAGGATTTTGAAAAACGAGATATCGTTCTCCAAAGCAGAAGCAATCAAGTCGTGCGAATCAGCGATACACACCGTGCTTATGATGCTTTGCAATACCTATTGATGTTTTGTTATGGAGAAGATGGATATCACATTAATATTCCGAAGCGTGATGAGAAGACTAAGACTCCTCTCAATAAAACCGTGTCAGCTTCAGAATTTTACAGCTTCAGGATTATGGAACGCGATGGTGAAGAAGGttgcttattattatttcgtaatcttttaaatcaatttttagtagACATATATGCCAAAATTGAGACTGAACGACTTAACTGGATCCGTAATAACCAAAAAAAGCTGAGAAGTGAGgaatatgttcatttaaagGATGCTTTGATGAAAAATGATGGACAATCATCAACTATCGGAAAAATGGTTGTGTTACCTTCTTCTTTTACTGGTGGACCCCGTTATATGCATGAGCGAACTCAGGATGCAATGACATATGTTCGACATTATGGACGGCCAGATTTGTTTATTACTTTCACCTGCAATCCCAAGTGGCCAGAAATAACAGAGCTTTTGCGTCAAGGTCAAAAATCACATGATCGACATGACATTGTAGCGAGAGTTTTTAATGTAAAAGTAAAACATATGATGAAGCTTCTTACAGTGGGTAGTATTTTTGGTAAAACAAAATGTCACATGTACACTATCGAATGGCAGAAACGTGGACTTCCTCATGTTCACATTCTACTGTGgttggaagaaaaaataagaTCTGAGTCTGTTGACCAAATTATAAGCGCTGAATTACCTGATCCTAACCTAGATCCAGATCTTTTTGAAATCATAAAATCAACCATGATTCATGGTCCATGTGGTTCTTTCAACTCAAAGTCACCCTGTATGGTTGAAGGAAAGTGTACTAAAAGATATCCTGAGGCATTGTTAAAAGAAACTGTCACTGGAGACGATGGCTATCCTCAGTATCGCAGACAATCTCCAGCAGATGGTGGAATGAAAATAACCCTTAACGGAGTTGAAGTTGACAATAGATGGGTAGTCCCGTACAATCCCGTTCTGTCCCGTACTTTTAAAGCTCATATTAATGTGGAATATTGTAATTCTGTTAAGTCTATTAAATACATTTGTAACTACCTTAATAAAGGATCTGACCAAGCAGCGTTTACCGTTGAGGATTTTGATGAGGTGAAAAAGTACCAAGCAGGACGTTACATTAGTAGTTCTGAAGCGGTTTGGCGCATACTTTGTTTTTCTATTCATGACAGATTTCCTTTTGTCATTCATCTTGCTGTACATCTTGAAAACGGTCAACGAGGTTACTTCACAGAAGGAAATGTAATTGATAAAGTTGTTAATCCACCAAAGACAACTCTAATGGCTTTTTTTGAACTTTGCAACTGTGATAATTTTGCAAAAACTCTTTTATACTTTGAAGTTCCGGCTTACTATGTATGGAAGAACAACCACTTTGAAAGGTGGAAAAAAGGTAAGGATGTTCCAGGTTATTTAGGAGTTAAGAAAGATCATGTTTTAGGTAGAGTGTATACCGTTCATCCCGGTAATGCCGAGTGTTATTATCTGCGTCTTCTATTACATCAGATTCGAGGTCCAGTATCATTTTctgctttaaaaactgttaaTGGAGTAATTCAGCCAACATTTCAAGCAGCATGTAGAGCACTAGGTCTTCTCGAAGATGATGCTAATTGGGATCACACTCTAGAAGAAGCTTGCATCTCTGATTCTCCGTTCAAAATCCGTGAGCTGTTTGCCATCATGTTAGTTTTTTGTCATGTTGGCGACCCACAGAAATTATGGGAGAAATACCGAGACAATTTTTCTGAAGATATTAGGAGAGAGATAGAACGAGAAGATGGAAATGTCGAGCTGATGCTTGACATTATTTACAACAAATGCCTCAATTTGATTGAAGATATTGTTATATCAATGTCGGGAAAGACACTTCTTCAGTTCGGTCTCCCCTCCCCATCACGAGAGGAAAGATTTATTTTCACCAATCGTCAATATCTGAATGAATTGGCTTATGACACTACCTATTTGAATGAATTTGTAGCTGAAAATGTTCCTAAGTTAAACTTAGAACAGAAAAAAGTttacagtaaaattttgaattcgaTTATTTCTAATTCTGagcaattatattttcttgatgCTCCAGGTGGCActggaaaaacttttttaatcaatttgttGCTCTCAAAAATTAgaagtgagaaaaaaattgctatAGCTGTTGCTTCCTCAGGAATTGCTGCGACTTTGATTGATGGAGGCAAAACAGCTCACTCTGCATTTAAATTACCTCTAAATTTGTGTCATTCTGAGTCCCCACTTTGTAACATCTCTAAACAAAGTGATATAGCTCATGTACTAAgagaaacaaaaataattatctggGATGAGTGCACAATAGCTCACAAAAAAGCTATTGAAGCTCTGAACAGAACGCTCCAAGACATCAGAGGTTGCAACCAACTTATGGGAGAAGTAGTTGTTCTCTTGGCTGGTGACTTCAGACAAACATTGCCTGTTGTACCACGAGGAACACGCGCTGATGAAATTTAG